TCAGCAGTCCCGAAACGGCTTCCAGGCTGGCGGAGGTTTTTCTGCGCAGCTGCCTGACAAATTACACCTTTTCACAGGTGGCCGTACTTGACGGAACTGCGGCAGGGATCATTTTGGTAAAGAACAACAAGGATCACAGATGCGCCCTCTCTGCCAGATTTCAGCAAATCCTGTCCATTGTGAAGCTGTATGCGTCCAAAGAGGGAAGGGCAGTCTCTCAAATCTTCCAAAACGTCAATGAGATCGATGAGCAATTGCTGCGCGGCTGCAAAAAGACCTATCCGGCGGAATTGGCTCTGTTTGCTGTCCGTTCATCCTGTCAGGGAAAGGGCATCGGCAAAAAGCTGTTTCATTCCGCGCTTGCCTATTTGAAACAGCAGGGATTGGATGAATTCTACCTGTTTACAGATACCAGCTGCAACTACGGCTTTTATGAACACCAGGGCATGTGCCGCCGCGGCCAGAGA
This DNA window, taken from Dysosmobacter welbionis, encodes the following:
- a CDS encoding GNAT family N-acetyltransferase, with protein sequence MEMQIREYQKQDFQPLKEIIRSTWHYDEFSSPETASRLAEVFLRSCLTNYTFSQVAVLDGTAAGIILVKNNKDHRCALSARFQQILSIVKLYASKEGRAVSQIFQNVNEIDEQLLRGCKKTYPAELALFAVRSSCQGKGIGKKLFHSALAYLKQQGLDEFYLFTDTSCNYGFYEHQGMCRRGQREHLFQINGQTVSMNFFLYDRATVFHDAAGCNF